A window of Agrobacterium vitis genomic DNA:
AGATAATGCCTCCCGGCCTTGCGGCCGGGAGGCTTCAGCAGAGGAAAGCCGATGCCCATACTGGAACTCAACGGTGTCTCGAAATCCTTCGGCGCGCTTGTCGTCGCGGAAAACATCGGCTTTGCGGTGGAGCAGGGCGAAGCGCTGGGCGTGATCGGGCCGAACGGCGCCGGCAAGTCGACCCTGTTCAACCTGATCAACGGCAACCTGCCGGTCGCAAGCGGCTCGATCAGCTTCGACGGACGCGACGTCACCCATATGCCGCCGATGCAGCGCTGTCTTGCGGGCATGGGGCGTACATTCCAGATTCCGCAGCCCTTTGAACGTTTGAGCGTATATGAAAACCTGCTTGTCGCGGGTGCCTTCGGCACTCAGACCGCCGAGCGCCATGTGGCGGATGCCTGTGCCGACATCCTGGTCGAGACGGGGCTTATCGGAAAGGCGAACATGCCAGCAGGATCGTTGACGCTTCTGGAGCGCAAGCGTCTCGAACTGGCAAGAGCGCTAGCTACCCAGCCGAAGCTTCTGCTGCTCGACGAGATCGCCGGCGGCCTGACGGAAGGTGAGTGCCATCAACTGGTCGCTACGATCAAGCGGGTCCATCAGCGTGGGATGACGATCATCTGGATCGAACATGTATTGCATGCGCTGACGGCGGTGGCGGAACGTATCCTGGTGCTCAATTTCGGTCGGGCCATCGGGATCGGAGCGCCGGACACGATCATGGCTTCGAACGAGGTGCGCGAGATCTATCTGGGGATGGAAGCCTGATGGCAAACCTCATTGAAATACATGGCCTGACGGCTTTCTACGGTGACTTCCAAGCGCTGTTTGGCATCGACATCCGCCTGGAGGCCGGCGAGACGATTGCCGTGATCGGTGCCAACGGTGCCGGAAAATCTACCTTGATGCGGTCGATCGCCGGCGTGATCGCCGGCCGCCCCGAGATGATCCTGCATCGCGGCGAACCCATTGGTCAGCTTGCCGCGCCAGACGTCCTGCGGCGGGGCATCGCTCTGGTCCCTGAAGGGCGAAAGCTCTTTCCGTCGCTGACCGTCGAAGAAAACCTGCTTATCGGCAGTTACGGCCGCAAGGGCAGGGGACCGTGGACGCTCGAAAGCATCTATGCGCTGTTTCCGATCCTGAAGGAGCGGCGGAAAAACCCGGCACCGGCCCTTTCCGGCGGCCAGCAGCAGATGGTGGCGATCGGGCGAGCCTTGATGTCCAACCCGGAAATCCTTCTCTGCGACGAACTCAGCCTCGGTCTTGCGCCTGTTGTCATCAAGGATATTTACGCCGCCTTTTCGAAAATCCGCGCAGCCGGTGCCGCGATCGTCGTCGTCGAACAGGACATCGCCCAGACTCTCAAGGTCGCCGACCGCCTCTATTGCATGATGGAAGGCCGGATCACCTTGACGGGCCGGCCGGCAGATCTGGATCGCAGTCGTATCCACGACGCCTATTTTGGAGCGAAACCGCATGAACTGCCTTGATACGCTCCTTCAGGGCGCACTGCTCGGCGGTCTTTATGCGCTTTTTGCGGCGGGCCTCAGTCTCGTTTTCGGCATCATGCGTCTCGTCAATCTCGCGCATGGCGACCTGATCGTGCTGGCCGCCTTCCTGATCCTGCTTCTGGTTTCCTCACTGGGGCTCAACCCATTCGTTGCAGCAGCGATTGCCGCGCCGCTGATGTTCGCCGTTGGCTGGTTGCTGCAGTATCAGCTGCTCAACCGGACGCTCGGCAAGGACATACTGCCGCCTCTGCTCGTGACGTTCGGCCTGTCGATCGTCATCCAGAACGGCCTGCTGGAGGGGTTCACGACGGACAGCCGGCGCATATCCGCCGGTGCGCTGGAAACCGCATCGATACAAGTTGCTGGCATCAATGCCGGCATGATGCCGCTGATCACTTTTGCCTCGGCTGTTCTGGTGATCGTCGCCCTCAACCAGCTCATCTACCGTACGGCGCTGGGGCAGGCATTCCGGGCGACGTCGGATGACGTGGTCACCGCGAGCCTGATGGGAATCCGGCCGAACGGCATCTTCGCCATGGCGACCGGTTTAGCGATGGTGATCGTAACGATCGCGGCGCTTTATCTCGGCATGCGGGCCAATTTCGATCCGACCGCCGGACCGGCTCGGCTGATCTATGCCTTCGAAGCCGTCATTATCGGTGGTCTCGGTTCGCTGTGGGGCACGCTTGCCGGCGGGGTCATTCTGGGGGTCGCGCAAACGGTCGGCTCGGCGATCAATCCGGAGTGGCAGATCCTGGCGGGGCATATCGCCTTTCTGCTTGTGCTCGTCTTCCGGCCGCGCGGCCTTTTCCCCAGGGCGGCGGATTGAGACCATGACGACGACGGATCTTAAAACGATGACGAGCGAGATCGAAACATCCTCTGGCTGGCGGGTCGAGACCCGCACCCGGCTGTCCGGTACATTCGCCATTCTCGGGCTGCTTGTCTTCGCTTTACTTGCGACGGCGCCCTTCCTGGCATCCCGCAGCGTCGTGCAGAACCTGTTTTTCATCCTGACCATGCTGACGCTGGCTCAGAACTGGAACCTGCTTGCCGGTTATGCAGGCCTCATCTCCGTAGGCCAGCAGCTTTTTGTCGGCTGCGGTGCCTATGCGCTTTTCGGCCTTGTCATTCTGGCGGGCGTCGATCCGATCCTGGCCGTTCCGCTTGCGGGCGTATTCGCCATGCTCGTCGCGCTGCCGACGGCCTTTTTCGTCTTCCGGCTCTACGGCCCCTATTTTGCGATCGGCACCTGGGTCGTGGCCGAGGTCGGGCGATTGCTGCTTGCGCAGTGGAAAGCGCTTGGAGGTGGGACCGGCACATCCCTGCCGCGAGACGCTATGCGGGATATGCTCGGCCTGTCCGTTTTGCAGGATTGGTTCGGCATGCGCGCCTCGGTCGCCGTGGATGCTCTCACCTATTGGCTTGCACTGGCGCTGGCTTTCGTGACGATCGTCTTTGTCTACAAGCTGCTGCGTAGCAAGCAGGGGCTTGGCCTGGCGGCTGTGCGGGACAACGAGACGGCGGCGCGCGCACTTGGTGTCGATGCGAGGCGGCTGAAGACCGTGGTCTATCTGCTGACGGCCTTCCTGACCGGGATTGCGGGCGCACTGGTCTACCTGCAGAAAGCACGGATTTCTCCCGATGCTGCATTCTCGCTGACGGATTGGACGGCCTATGTCGTTTTCATCGTGGTGATCGGCGGCATTGGCACCATCGAAGGGCCGATCATCGGACTGATCGTCTTCTTCCTGCTGCAGAACAGGTTTTCGAGTTATGGTTCCTGGTATCTGCTGGCGCTGGGGGCGCTTGCCATCCTGACCATGCTTTTCGCGCCCCGGGGTCTCTGGGGCCTGATATCCAGCCGTACCGGCTGGGAACTCTTTCCGGTTCGCCGCCTGCTGAGGGGCGGACCCATCCGACAGACTGAAAAGGGAGGGCCGCATGGCTGACATCACCACCGACGTTTTGATCATTGGCACGGGACCCGCGGGCTCGGCGACTGCCGCCCTGTTGGCGACCTACGGGCTGGAGCCGCTGGTGATCAACAGGTACCGCTGGCTGGCCAACACACCGCGGGCTCACATCACCAACCAACGCACGATGGAGGTGCTGCGCGACCTCGGCCGCGATGTCGAGGATGAGGCTTACCTCTTTGCGACCGAGCAGAATCTGATGGGGCAGAACGTGTTCTGCACCGCCGTGGCCGGCGAGGAGATCGGCCGCATGCAAAGCTGGGGCAACCATCCGCTCTCGCGGGCGGAACATATTCTCTCGTCCCCCGGCCGGATGAACGATCTCCCGCAGACCTACATGGAACCGCTGCTTTTCAAGACGGCATGTTCGCGCGGCGCCCAGTCCCGCATGTCAACCGAATATCTGCGTCACGAGCAGGATGCCGAAGGCGTCACCACCACCTGTCTCGACCGATTGACAGGCAAGGAACTGACGATCCGCTCGAAATTCCTGATCGGTGCCGACGGCAGCAATTCCAAGGTCGCCGAGCATGCGGGCCTGACTTTTGAAGGCAAGATGGGCGTTGCTGGCTCGATGAACATCCTGTTCGAGGCTGACCTTTCGCGTTACGTCGCCCACCGTCCATCAGTTCTCTACTGGGTGCTTCAGCCAGGCGCCGATGTCGGCGGCATCGGTATGGGGCTCGTGCGCATGGTGCGGCCGTGGAGTGAATGGCTCATCGTCTGGGGCTACGACATCAATCAGCCGGCGCCCGAGGTCGACAACGCTTTTGCCACCAAGGTCGTTCGCGAACTCGTGGGGGTTGAGGATCTAGAGCCGAAGATCAAATCGGTCTCGACCTGGACGGTCAACAACATGTACGCCACCACGATGTCGAACGGCCGTGTCTTCTGCATGGGTGATGCAGCCCACCGCCATCCACCGTCGAACGGGCTTGGCTCGAACACGTCGATCCAGGACGGTTTCAACCTGGCCTGGAAGCTCGCCATGGTGATCAAGGGGCAGGCCGGGATAGGGCTTCTGGACAGCTACCAGGCCGAGCGCGCACCTGTCGCCAAGCAGATTGTTGCCCGCGCTAACAAATCGATCGAGGAAACTGGGCCAATCTTCAGGGCGCTCGGCTTGCTCGATTCCGTCGATCCAGTGAAGATGCAGCAAAATATGGACGCGCGTTGCGACGACACAGCCGGTGCCGAGCATCAACGCAAGGCAATCCGGGAGGCGATCGCCCACAAGGTCTACGAGTTCGATGCCCACGGCGTCGAGATGAACCAGCGTTACAAGTCGAATGCCGTGGTGACTGACGGCCAGCCTGAACCGATCTTCGAGAAAGATCCGGAATTGCATTTTCAATCAACGACTTGGCCGGGAGCTCGGCTGCCGCATGTCTGGCTGTTCGGTGCAGACGGCGAAAAGGTCTCGAGCCTCGATTTGACGGGGAACGGGGTCCTCACACTGCTCACCGGTATCGGTGGCGACGGCTGGATCACGGCGGCCAAGACTCTGTCGAAAGAGCTTGGCATACCGATCGTCGTCCACAAGATCGGGCCACGGCAGAAGTGGCAGGACCTGACCGGCGACTGGGCGCGCGCCAACGAGATTAGCGATACCGGCGCGTTGCTTGTTCGTCCCGACCATCACGTTGCTTGGCGTTCGCATGCCGTGATCGTCGATCCGGAAGGCAACCTGCGCCGTGTCCTGAAGACCATCCTAGCTAGATGAGGCAAACATGAGCACTTGGGAAAAAGGCTATTTCACTGAAGAAAACTCCGTCGAAGTCGTTACAAACCGCAACGCAAATGCCAAGAGCGAGCGACTAAAAGAGGTGATGGAGGTCGTCACCCGGAAGCTGCACGAGGCGGTGAAGGAATTGGAGCCGACCCAGGACGAGTGGATGGAAGCGATCCTCTTCCTCACCCGAACGGGGCACACTTGCACCGATTGGCGACAGGAGTTCATCCTCTTGTCCGACGTGCTCGGCGTCTCCATGCTCGTCGACGCCATCAACAACCGCAAACCATCCGGCGCCTCGGAAAGCACGGTGCTCGGACCCTTTCACGTCGCAGATGCCCCGGAATTGCCAATGGGCGCCAATATCTGCCTCGATCAGAAGGGCGAGGATATGGTCATCGGCGGACGCATTCTTAATACCGAGGGCGGACCGATATCCAACGCCGTCATAGATGTCTGGCAGGCGAATGACGAGGGCTTCTATGACGTGCAGCAGAAGGGTATTCAACCGGACTTCAACCTGCGCGGCGTCTTCCGCACCCGCGAGGACGGACGTTACTGGTTCCGGGCCGTGAAGCCGAAATATTATCCGATCCCCGCGGACGGCCCGGTCGGCCAGCTACTTGGACACCTCGGCCGTCATCCGTTTAGGCCAGCCCATCTGCACTACATCATCAAGGCAGACGGTTTTGAGACGCTGACGACCCACATCTTCGATCCTGACGACCCTTACATCAATTCAGATGCTGTGTTCGGGGTCAAGGAGAGCCTGCTCGCCGAATTTCGTAAGACCGAAAATCCCCAGCGAGCAAAGGAACTCGGGTTTTCGGAAAAGTTCTGGGAGGTAACTCATGATTTTGTACTGGCGGCTCACCCAAAGCGACTTCGGCGCACGCGCGAAGAATAACCTACAACATCAGGGCGGGTACAATTTTACCTGAGAGAACGAGGCGGATCAGCTTTTAAGTGTGACCGCTCGATCAAAAAATCACCCCATCCGCTCGAGGCTACCGCAGAATGACCGTCTGAGCCGTTGCCAAGACGAATATCTCGGCCTATCGGATCCAGCTAAGTGTGTCCGGCCTGCGGGGGCTGATGCAGTGCCGTTATTGGCGACCACCCCGACTATAGGTCAAATCAAGCGCGAGAGTGAAGAGAGCGGACAATACCAAGCCAGACCGGAAAATTTGTATGTCGAAGCCGGGCTCCAGTAATAGGTCAACATGTATCCCGTCACAATTGCGACGCTGCGGCCAAAGCCAATCACTAAACCGACGCCCGTACCGCGCAACAGTCGGATAGATCGCTGGGGTGATCGCAAAGTATGCGGCAATACCGCCGTTCGTGCAAATGCCGACAAAGAGCGCCAGCCTCTTCGCAAAGCTTTCATTGCGACGTTGGCCGCATAAAGATGGTAAGCTAGGCTAATCCTCTCGAGCCCACGATCAGAACAGTTGCAATTCGTGGTTTGATTTTTGTGGCCAGTACGGCAAAAATGAGTGCACCGGGCACACGGCCAGATGCGATCAGCATGCCGACGACAATGGCAAGCTGGGGATCGCCGGAAGCGTCCGTCACTATTTTGGCATACCAGGTGTCGGCACAATAGAAGGCCGAAGTAAATGATGCGTAGCCCAGCCACAAAAACATCGTTCGCCAGATCAGATCGCGCTCAAGAACACCACCCAGACCCCGATGCTTCCTTTGTTCACCTGTCACTTCTGGCAGTACCATGCTTCGGAGTGACCGATCAACCTCGCGATCCGATTGTAGGTTGCGAGAGCATGCTTTGGCCGTTTATGGAGGATAATTCCACCGATTTCGGCAAAGCGCAATACGCAGCGAGGAGAGATAAGCCGGAAAGCCCGGCTCCGAAATAGAAAGGTGCGCGCCAGTCGAACGCATCTGTCAACGGCGCGATTGCAAAACCAGCCAGCGATGAATCAAGAGGAAATCCATCCCGGAGATACCAAATACGGTTTCTCTGCGTTTCTCGGATGAATATTCAGAAACCATGCTATTGAAGCTCGACACTAGCTCACCAATGAACACCCCAGCGAAACCCCTCGCCATGAGAAGCTGAGCCAACGACTGTGCCAATGCCGAAAGAACCATCGCGATGGTAATTGCGGCAAGGCACAGCAGAACGTGCTTGCGGCGCCCAATGCGATCCGCAATGGGCGAGATGATCAGCGCGCCCATTGCCTTTCCAAAAACACTGGCGCTCAAAAAGTATCCCACCTCATAGTTCGGAAGGCTCCAAACCGTCGCAATCGAAGACATTCAAAAGGCATGACGACGACTTCGTAGCCGTCTATTTTGCCAAGACAAGGCAAAGCCCAACAATGCCTTATTGAGCTGCACTCATCGGTCGTTGTTTGATGGCATCATTGACAGTCACGAGATCCTCGCATTTTGTCTCTCGGTATCATCGATGCAGCGCATGCATCCTTGAGCCGGCACCGCGGCCGAGGCACTACCGCCTGCTGCTACGCTCAACGGTCCGCGACGGACTGACACCGCGTCGCGTCGGCACATCAAAAAAATCAGCGCGGGCGTGGTTGGCTTACCTTAGGCGTCTTGGAATGTGTCATCAGACAACGGGATTTGAAGCTGTCGAGCAAGCTGCAACGTGAG
This region includes:
- a CDS encoding intradiol ring-cleavage dioxygenase; the encoded protein is MSTWEKGYFTEENSVEVVTNRNANAKSERLKEVMEVVTRKLHEAVKELEPTQDEWMEAILFLTRTGHTCTDWRQEFILLSDVLGVSMLVDAINNRKPSGASESTVLGPFHVADAPELPMGANICLDQKGEDMVIGGRILNTEGGPISNAVIDVWQANDEGFYDVQQKGIQPDFNLRGVFRTREDGRYWFRAVKPKYYPIPADGPVGQLLGHLGRHPFRPAHLHYIIKADGFETLTTHIFDPDDPYINSDAVFGVKESLLAEFRKTENPQRAKELGFSEKFWEVTHDFVLAAHPKRLRRTREE
- a CDS encoding ABC transporter ATP-binding protein, which gives rise to MANLIEIHGLTAFYGDFQALFGIDIRLEAGETIAVIGANGAGKSTLMRSIAGVIAGRPEMILHRGEPIGQLAAPDVLRRGIALVPEGRKLFPSLTVEENLLIGSYGRKGRGPWTLESIYALFPILKERRKNPAPALSGGQQQMVAIGRALMSNPEILLCDELSLGLAPVVIKDIYAAFSKIRAAGAAIVVVEQDIAQTLKVADRLYCMMEGRITLTGRPADLDRSRIHDAYFGAKPHELP
- a CDS encoding branched-chain amino acid ABC transporter permease, with translation MNCLDTLLQGALLGGLYALFAAGLSLVFGIMRLVNLAHGDLIVLAAFLILLLVSSLGLNPFVAAAIAAPLMFAVGWLLQYQLLNRTLGKDILPPLLVTFGLSIVIQNGLLEGFTTDSRRISAGALETASIQVAGINAGMMPLITFASAVLVIVALNQLIYRTALGQAFRATSDDVVTASLMGIRPNGIFAMATGLAMVIVTIAALYLGMRANFDPTAGPARLIYAFEAVIIGGLGSLWGTLAGGVILGVAQTVGSAINPEWQILAGHIAFLLVLVFRPRGLFPRAAD
- a CDS encoding branched-chain amino acid ABC transporter permease encodes the protein MTTTDLKTMTSEIETSSGWRVETRTRLSGTFAILGLLVFALLATAPFLASRSVVQNLFFILTMLTLAQNWNLLAGYAGLISVGQQLFVGCGAYALFGLVILAGVDPILAVPLAGVFAMLVALPTAFFVFRLYGPYFAIGTWVVAEVGRLLLAQWKALGGGTGTSLPRDAMRDMLGLSVLQDWFGMRASVAVDALTYWLALALAFVTIVFVYKLLRSKQGLGLAAVRDNETAARALGVDARRLKTVVYLLTAFLTGIAGALVYLQKARISPDAAFSLTDWTAYVVFIVVIGGIGTIEGPIIGLIVFFLLQNRFSSYGSWYLLALGALAILTMLFAPRGLWGLISSRTGWELFPVRRLLRGGPIRQTEKGGPHG
- a CDS encoding ABC transporter ATP-binding protein, coding for MPILELNGVSKSFGALVVAENIGFAVEQGEALGVIGPNGAGKSTLFNLINGNLPVASGSISFDGRDVTHMPPMQRCLAGMGRTFQIPQPFERLSVYENLLVAGAFGTQTAERHVADACADILVETGLIGKANMPAGSLTLLERKRLELARALATQPKLLLLDEIAGGLTEGECHQLVATIKRVHQRGMTIIWIEHVLHALTAVAERILVLNFGRAIGIGAPDTIMASNEVREIYLGMEA
- a CDS encoding FAD-dependent oxidoreductase, yielding MADITTDVLIIGTGPAGSATAALLATYGLEPLVINRYRWLANTPRAHITNQRTMEVLRDLGRDVEDEAYLFATEQNLMGQNVFCTAVAGEEIGRMQSWGNHPLSRAEHILSSPGRMNDLPQTYMEPLLFKTACSRGAQSRMSTEYLRHEQDAEGVTTTCLDRLTGKELTIRSKFLIGADGSNSKVAEHAGLTFEGKMGVAGSMNILFEADLSRYVAHRPSVLYWVLQPGADVGGIGMGLVRMVRPWSEWLIVWGYDINQPAPEVDNAFATKVVRELVGVEDLEPKIKSVSTWTVNNMYATTMSNGRVFCMGDAAHRHPPSNGLGSNTSIQDGFNLAWKLAMVIKGQAGIGLLDSYQAERAPVAKQIVARANKSIEETGPIFRALGLLDSVDPVKMQQNMDARCDDTAGAEHQRKAIREAIAHKVYEFDAHGVEMNQRYKSNAVVTDGQPEPIFEKDPELHFQSTTWPGARLPHVWLFGADGEKVSSLDLTGNGVLTLLTGIGGDGWITAAKTLSKELGIPIVVHKIGPRQKWQDLTGDWARANEISDTGALLVRPDHHVAWRSHAVIVDPEGNLRRVLKTILAR
- a CDS encoding MFS transporter, yielding MSSIATVWSLPNYEVGYFLSASVFGKAMGALIISPIADRIGRRKHVLLCLAAITIAMVLSALAQSLAQLLMARGFAGVFIGELVSSFNSMVSEYSSEKRRETVFGISGMDFLLIHRWLVLQSRR